A stretch of Arachis hypogaea cultivar Tifrunner chromosome 15, arahy.Tifrunner.gnm2.J5K5, whole genome shotgun sequence DNA encodes these proteins:
- the LOC112750768 gene encoding potassium transporter 8 has protein sequence MDLESVIYNKNPIKEQSWKTVLTLAYQSLGVVYGDLSTSPLYVYKSTFAEDIQHSETNEEIFGVLSFVFWTLTLIPLLKYVFIVLRADDNGEGGTFALYSLLCRHARVSLLPSTQLADEDLTQYTIDGGGTVQDNKKSNVGSGLKLKSLLEKHKVLQRVLLVLALIGTCMVIGDGVLTPAISVFSAVSGLELSMSKEQHRYVEVPVACVILLFLFALQHYGTHRVGCLFAPVVLTWLLCISAIGVYNIFHWNPHVYQALSPYYMFKFLRKTQKGGWMSLGGILLCITGSEAMYADLGHFSQLSIKIAFTFLVYPSLILAYMGQAAYLSRHHEMESDYRIGFYVSVPRLLRWPVLAIAILQAVVGSQAVITGTFSIIKQCSALGCFPKVKIIHTSSKIHGQIYIPEINWSLMLLCLAIVVGFRDTKRMGNAAGLAVITVMLVTTCLMSLVMILCWHKSVWLAVCFILFFGSIEALYFSASLIKFLEGAWVPIALSFIFLIAMYVWHYGTLKKYEFDVQNKVPINWLLGLGPNLGIVRVKGIGLIHTELVSGIPAIFSHFVTNLPAFHQVVIFLCIKSVPVPHVRPEERFLVGRVGPKEYRLYRCIARYGYRDVHKDDMEFEKDLVCSVAEFIRSDTSEYGLGLGNFEDDTKMTVVGTSASKLEGVKMSIDDDQEDTCPQAEGTSELRVVKSPIIRKRVRFVVPDSPQIDLEAREELHELMEAKEAGMAFIMGHSYVRAKSGSSWIKKVVINYGYDFLRRNSRGPTYALSIPHASTLEVGMIYHV, from the exons ATGGATCTTGAGTCTGTGATCTACAACAAGAACCCAATTAAG GAGCAATCATGGAAAACAGTGTTGACTTTGGCTTATCAAAGCTTGGGAGTTGTCTATGGTGACTTGAGCACTTCACCACTCTATGTGTACAAGAGCACCTTTGCTGAGGATATTCAGCATTCAGAGACCAATGAAGAAATCTTTGGAGTGTTGTCCTTTGTGTTTTGGACACTGACATTGATTCCACTTCTCAAGTATGTGTTCATTGTGCTGAGAGCTGATGACAATGGTGAAGGGGGAACTTTTGCTCTCTACTCCTTGCTATGCAGGCATGCCAGGGTGAGCCTCTTGCCTAGCACTCAGCTTGCAGATGAGGATTTAACTCAGTACACCATTGATGGAGGTGGAACTGTTCAAGATAACAAGAAGAGTAATGTTGGGTCGGGATTGAAATTGAAGTCCTTGTTGGAAAAGCACAAGGTTCTCCAAAGGGTGCTTCTTGTTCTGGCCTTGATTGGAACTTGCATGGTTATTGGGGATGGTGTCCTAACACCAGCAATTTCTG TTTTTTCTGCTGTCTCTGGTTTGGAGCTTTCCATGTCTAAAGAGCAGCACAGAT ATGTTGAGGTTCCGGTTGCCTGCGTAATACTGCTATTTTTGTTTGCACTTCAACATTACGGGACCCACCGTGTTGGGTGCCTATTTGCACCGGTCGTGCTGACATGGCTGCTATGCATCAGTGCTATTGGAGTTTACAATATCTTCCATTGGAACCCCCATGTTTATCAAGCTCTTTCACCATACTATATGTTCAAATTTCTGAGGAAGACACAAAAGGGAGGGTGGATGTCTTTGGGTGGAATTCTACTGTGTATAACAG GTTCAGAAGCCATGTATGCTGATCTAGGACACTTTTCACAATTGTCAATCAAG ATAGCTTTCACCTTCTTGGTATATCCTTCCTTGATCCTAGCATATATGGGACAAGCTGCATATCTCTCAAGGCATCACGAAATGGAAAGTGATTATCGAATTGGCTTCTATGTATCTGTACCTC GACTACTTAGATGGCCTGTTCTTGCAATAGCCATACTTCAAGCTGTGGTTGGAAGTCAAGCAGTGATCACAGGAACTTTCTCGATAATTAAACAATGCTCTGCTTTGGGATGCTTTCCCAAAGTCAAGATCATTCATACATCATCAAAGATACATGGCCAGATTTACATTCCAGAGATAAACTGGAGTTTGATGCTGCTTTGCCTAGCTATTGTAGTTGGATTCCGAGATACTAAGCGCATGGGAAATGCTGCAG GGTTGGCTGTGATAACTGTCATGTTGGTGACCACTTGCCTAATGTCTCTAGTTATGATTTTGTGCTGGCATAAAAGTGTTTGGCTCGCCGTTTGCTTTATATTGTTCTTTGGCTCGATTGAAGCGCTCTATTTCTCTGCTTCGCTCATCAAGTTCCTAGAGGGTGCTTGGGTCCCCATTGCCCTCTCATTCATCTTTCTTATTGCCATGTATGTATGGCACTATGGCACACTCAAGAAGTATGAGTTTGATGTTCAAAACAAGGTACCAATCAACTGGCTCCTTGGTTTGGGACCGAATCTTGGAATTGTAAGAGTTAAGGGAATTGGCCTTATACACACTGAGCTAGTATCTGGGATCCCAGCGATTTTCTCGCACTTCGTTACCAATTTGCCTGCTTTCCATCAAGTTGTGATCTTCCTCTGCATCAAATCTGTCCCGGTGCCTCATGTCAGGCCCGAAGAAAGGTTCTTAGTCGGTAGAGTTGGCCCAAAGGAGTATAGGCTTTATAGGTGCATAGCACGGTATGGCTACCGTGATGTTCACAAGGATGACATGGAGTTTGAGAAGGATCTTGTTTGCAGTGTAGCAGAATTCATCCGATCGGACACTTCTGAATACGGCTTAGGACTTGGGAATTTCGAGGATGATACGAAAATGACAGTTGTTGGGACCTCAGCATCAAAGTTGGAGGGTGTTAAAATGTCAATAGACGATGATCAAGAAGACACTTGTCCTCAAGCAGAAGGCACGTCCGAACTCAGGGTGGTTAAGTCTCCTATCATTCGGAAAAGAGTGAGGTTTGTCGTGCCGGATAGTCCACAAATCGATTTGGAAGCAAGGGAGGAGTTGCATGAGCTAATGGAAGCAAAGGAAGCAGGAATGGCATTCATAATGGGACACTCATATGTTAGAGCAAAAAGTGGATCAAGTTGGATAAAGAAAGTTGTTATCAATTATGGGTATGATTTCTTGAGGAGAAATTCTAGAGGACCAACCTATGCTCTAAGTATACCTCATGCATCTACCTTAGAGGTGGGAATGATATATCATGTCTGA